The Coffea arabica cultivar ET-39 chromosome 3c, Coffea Arabica ET-39 HiFi, whole genome shotgun sequence genome contains a region encoding:
- the LOC113735553 gene encoding uncharacterized protein, with protein sequence MDNELHVQGGQLDDETDDLDLDNILMEVILMGMVFFDPRLNRVSRRRRIRDSALSGRDYVLEVLNGHPDRIIENMRLSVPLFLHLCDILVDRGYWHAYPSQRVGVHESVALTLMCLSHDERHRVLAERFQHSTETIDRHVRRVLRALVRLGREFVRPRDVGETHPRILNNGLFYPWFKDCVGALDGTHISAWCRTEISERYRNRHGGLSQNMLAACDHDMRFVYVRVGWEGSAHDARILQETLHHPNSGFPMPPLGKYYMVDAAYTNMPGFMAPFRAVRGTQHERAAKALFNRRHASVRNIIERSFGVLKKRFPILKGPMQNYLIATQNNIVLACCTLHNFMRDYAPNDEYFDEEAALGAQLDLQEGGNEIHEAQPIDMSQQGVQNWNENRRAIAVHMYVNRHGA encoded by the exons ATGGATAACGAGCTGCACGTTCAGGGTGGACAATTAGACGATGAGACGGATGATCTTGACCTCGACAACATACTCATGGAGGTCATTCTCATGGGAATGGTTTTCTTTGACCCCAGACTGAATCGTGtttcaagaaggagaagaatccGAGATAGTGCACTCTCTGGCAGGGATTATGTACTTGAGGTGCTAAACGGCCATCCGGATCGAATTATTGAGAATATGCGCCTCTCTGTGCCCCTGTTCCTACACTTGTGCGACATCTTGGTTGACCGGGGGTACTGGCACGCATATCCTTCTCAGAGGGTTGGGGTTCATGAATCCGTTGCCCTAACTTTAATGTGCTTGAGCCATGATGAGCGTCATCGGGTTTTAGCCGAGCGTTTCCAACATTCCACGGAGACAATTGATCGGCATGTAAGAAGAGTTCTGCGAGCATTGGTGCGACTCGGTCGTGAATTTGTTAGGCCGAGGGATGTTGGTGAGACACATCCCCGAATTTTGAACAACGGACTGTTTTACCCGTGGTTCAAG GATTGCGTCGGTGCCTTAGATGGAACCCACATCTCAGCTTGGTGTCGAACAGAGATAAGCGAGCGGTACAGAAATAGGCACGGTGGCCTGTCTCAAAATATGCTTGCAGCTTGTGATCATGACATGCGTTTTGTTTATGTTCGAGTCGGTTGGGAGGGCAGTGCACACGACGCCAGAATCCTTCAGGAAACACTACACCATCCAAATTCAGGATTTCCAATGCCACCTCTAG GAAAATATTATATGGTGGATGCTGCCTACACTAACATGCCCGGGTTCATGGCACCGTTTAGGGCAGTGAGGGGCACGCAGCATGAGCGGGCCGCTAAAGCTTTATTCAACCGACGACACGCTTCTGTTAGAAATATTATTGAACGAAGTTTTGGGGTTCTTAAGAAACGGTTCCCGATACTGAAGGGTCCAATGCAGAACTATCTCATAGCAACTCAGAACAATATCGTGCTTGCATGTTGTACTCTCCACAACTTCATGAGAGATTATGCGCCTAACGATGAGTACTTCGATGAAGAAGCTGCCCTCGGAGCCCAACTAGATCTCCAGGAGGGAGGGAATGAAATCCATGAAGCCCAACCCATCGATATGTCGCAACAGGGTGTACAGAACTGGAACGAAAATCGGCGGGCAATTGCAGTTCATATGTATGTGAATCGGCACGGTGCTTAA